A window of Torulaspora globosa chromosome 8, complete sequence contains these coding sequences:
- the DSK2 gene encoding ubiquitin domain-containing protein DSK2 (ancestral locus Anc_8.837), whose amino-acid sequence MSITVQIKSGQNKWQVVTEPAKTVAEFKDEIAKVSQIPAANQRLIYSGKILKDDQTVESYKIQDGHAIHLVKSGGNASAGPQASSQGDGARSVPSNIASGQTGGFNPLSDLTSARYAGFANLPSADMFGPDGGMSNMPNQEDLLGMLDNPIFQSQMNEMLSNPQMVDFMIQSNPQLQAMGPQARQFLQSPFFRQMLTNPQMIRQSMQLSSMLNPNGAGDGGSEAASFPAPGDTNTEARTGETASAASPGAAPENPFAALFNPANNPFAAMMNSGQNAGAVRGDQQAPPFDPSLLASLLGGSAQQNVERDNRPPEERYEQQLRQLNDMGFHDFEKNVAALRRSGGSVQGALDNLLNGDV is encoded by the coding sequence ATGTCAATCACGGTACAGATTAAGTCTGGGCAGAACAAGTGGCAGGTTGTCACAGAACCCGCAAAGACGGTGGCGGAGTTCAAGGACGAGATCGCAAAAGTGTCGCAGATTCCAGCTGCAAACCAGCGATTGATCTACTCTGGGAAGATCCTGAAGGACGATCAGACCGTGGAGTCATACAAGATACAGGACGGGCATGCGATCCATCTGGTGAAGTCCGGTGGGAATGCGAGTGCAGGGCCACAAGCATCGTCCCAGGGCGATGGTGCTCGCTCGGTACCAAGTAACATTGCTTCAGGCCAGACGGGTGGGTTCAACCCGCTGAGCGATCTGACCAGCGCGCGTTACGCCGGTTTCGCGAACTTACCCTCTGCCGATATGTTTGGACCCGACGGCGGGATGAGCAACATGCCCAACCAGGAGGATCTTCTAGGGATGCTGGATAACCCTATATTCCAGTCGCAGATGAACGAGATGTTGAGCAATCCGCAGATGGTCGATTTTATGATCCAATCGAATCCGCAGCTGCAAGCGATGGGCCCGCAGGCCAGACAGTTTCTGCAGAGTCCGTTCTTCAGACAGATGTTGACGAATCCGCAGATGATCAGACAGAGCATGCAATTGTCCAGCATGCTCAATCCCAACGGGGCGGGCGACGGGGGTTCTGAGGCCGCTTCCTTCCCAGCTCCCGGCGACACAAATACAGAGGCACGGACTGGCGAAACCGCGTCGGCCGCCAGCCCTGGTGCTGCACCGGAAAACCCCTTCGCTGCCCTGTTTAACCCGGCAAATAATCCGTTCGCCGCAATGATGAACAGCGGCCAAAATGCCGGCGCTGTCCGTGGTGACCAACAGGCTCCACCTTTTGATCCTTCGCTGCTAGCGTCTTTACTTGGTGGTTCTGCGCAGCAAAACGTCGAGCGAGACAATAGGCCTCCAGAGGAGCGCTatgagcagcaattgagaCAGTTGAACGACATGGGTTTCCATgacttcgagaagaacgTGGCAGCTTTAAGACGAAGCGGAGGCTCTGTTCAAGGTGCACTGGATAATTTGTTGAATGGTGATGTTTAA
- the TAF8 gene encoding Taf8p (ancestral locus Anc_8.838), protein MVDPSHSKYVQLTRLPTLKEVHHEVNESTGEKILGKAVALQLKPMNAEISKFAFDYLLLLVEEQLNDMIGFLHKSSNIQRRELVAKADLQLFLEGFNLSPSDLELQQQISQHYSKIYRKELAALHSLQETVSEAIAEDEGTSQDVINSLVPPNNPLAKSVPKWMPILPPDHTYRFTPQYNHPITDETVIRRKIVEEGKLSEVALSHLLRVSSMPAPSPEVQMSDADQALAAEESMAIYGNKYKKRRKQTAYSSDLLSKLPQSNFNVEEYARSRVELARRKVLEYEEKQLQLQQNPFIKFSKMVLSTSPEKLNRRQLNKEINSMLKRSLYSLVKSIPKLQEAKQEARKSAEKARDERLQELRAQREAQERHSEQFETGDINLLDLDNHSDDFFNYSGSDNDEQERQVASGEANQQDIQRSQVSATGDAEVAPEPVPPTQEDYSHHAEIGRIDQTEHSGQAQIVGQGEAPESEVRPTDTEAAGKGEDHEAEQKQENPLHNDEDDEIDLDNTNFLFGENDDLENEDIQL, encoded by the coding sequence ATGGTGGATCCATCCCATTCTAAGTATGTCCAATTGACTCGTCTGCcgactttgaaagaagtcCATCATGAAGTGAACGAATCGACTGGTGAAAAGATACTCGGGAAAGCCGTAGCGCTGCAATTGAAGCCGATGAATGCCGAGATCTCCAAGTTCGCTTTCGATTATCTGTTGCTTCTGGTTGAAGAGCAGCTGAACGATATGATAGGGTTTTTACACAAATCGAGCAACATACAAAGGCGTGAGCTGGTAGCGAAAGCGGACTTGCAACTGTTCCTAGAGGGATTCAACTTATCCCCATCAGATTTAGAGCTACAGCAGCAAATTTCACAGCACTACAGCAAAATTTACAGAAAGGAGCTGGCAGCTTTGCATTCCTTGCAAGAGACAGTCTCTGAggcaattgcagaagatgaaggCACCTCACAAGATGTGATAAACAGTCTGGTACCTCCGAATAATCCACTGGCAAAGAGCGTGCCAAAATGGATGCCAATCCTTCCGCCGGATCATACTTACAGGTTTACACCACAGTACAACCATCCGATCACAGATGAGACGGTgatcagaagaaagatcgTTGAGGAAGGTAAGTTGTCTGAAGTGGCCCTTTCACATCTTCTTAGAGTCTCAAGCATGCCAGCTCCGTCGCCAGAGGTGCAAATGAGCGACGCTGATCAAGCACTGGCCGCGGAAGAGAGCATGGCAATTTACGGCAATAAATATAAGAAGCGAAGAAAACAGACCGCCTACTCCTCTGATCTCCTCTCCAAGTTGCCGCAATCGAACTTCAACGTTGAGGAATATGCCCGCAGCCGTGTCGAGCTGGCGAGACGCAAAGTTCTGGAATACGAGGAGAAGCAGTTGCAATTACAGCAAAATCCGTTTATCAAATTCTCTAAGATGGTTCTGTCTACATCGCCTGAGAAACTGAATAGGCGACAGCTCAACAAAGAAATCAACTCCATGTTAAAGCGATCACTTTATAGCTTGGTGAAAAGTATTCCCAAATTGCAGGAAGCAAAGCAAGAAGCTCGAAAGTCTGCTGAAAAAGCTAGAGACGAACGACTGCAGGAACTTCGAGCTCAAAGGGAAGCGCAGGAGAGACACAGtgagcagtttgaaacCGGGGATATCAATCTATTAGATCTCGATAATCATTCTGacgatttcttcaactatTCTGGAAGTGATAACGATGAACAAGAGCGGCAGGTTGCAAGCGGTGAAGCCAATCAGCAAGATATTCAGCGTTCGCAGGTCTCAGCCACAGGCGACGCAGAAGTTGCTCCAGAGCCAGTGCCACCAACACAGGAGGATTATTCACACCACGCAGAAATCGGTCGTATTGACCAAACAGAGCATAGTGGGCAGGCTCAAATAGTTGGGCAAGGGGAGGCTCCAGAAAGTGAAGTAAGACCAACGGACACAGAAGCAGCAGGGaaaggagaagatcatgaagctgaacaaaAACAGGAAAATCCCCTGCATaatgacgaagatgacgaaataGACCTTGATAACACTAATTTTCTTTTTGGCGAGAATGACGATCTGGAAAACGAAGACATACAACTCTGA
- the COQ5 gene encoding 2-hexaprenyl-6-methoxy-1,4-benzoquinone methyltransferase (ancestral locus Anc_8.833) codes for MLKSVARSSAAWRSQSRLARPFSQTLSAFNAKSDNTETAQFTHFGSKRVPKVEKEKLVRHVFSSVASKYDLMNDVMSLGIHRLWKDHFINKLDAGKRPNSTEPLHFIDVAGGSGDIAFGILDHAEQKFHDTESSMHIVDINPDMLKEGEKRAMEQQKYFNDPRVTFLVQNGETLDKIESNSKDVYTISFGIRNFTDIQAGLNAAYRVLKPGGIFYCLEFSKIQNYLVDSAYQQWAKILPVMGSIVANDYDSYQYLVESIEKFPDQETFKEMIQKAGFESAGYESLTFGICAIHWGVKV; via the coding sequence ATGCTGAAGTCAGTTGCTCGATCTTCTGCCGCCTGGCGTTCGCAGAGCAGGCTAGCAAGACCTTTCTCCCAAACTTTGAGCGCCTTTAATGCTAAAAGTGACAACACTGAAACTGCCCAGTTCACCCATTTTGGCTCCAAGAGGGTCCCTAAAgtagagaaggagaagtTGGTTAGGCATGTCTTCTCATCCGTGGCTTCGAAATACGATTTGATGAACGATGTAATGTCGCTTGGTATTCACAGGTTATGGAAGGATCATTTTATAAACAAGTTAGATGCCGGTAAGAGACCTAATTCCACAGAACCTTTACATTTCATCGATGTAGCAGGAGGGTCAGGGGACATCGCCTTTGGGATTCTCGATCACGCTGAGCAGAAGTTTCATGATACAGAGTCTTCAATGCACATTGTGGACATCAATCCTGATATGTTGAAGGAAGGTGAAAAGAGAGCTATGGAGCAACAGAAGTACTTCAATGATCCAAGGGTCACTTTTTTGGTTCAAAACGGAGAAACTCTGGACAAGATAGAATCGAACTCAAAAGATGTGTACACTATCTCGTTTGGAATCAGAAACTTCACCGATATTCAGGCAGGGCTGAATGCTGCATACAGAGTTTTGAAACCTGGCGGTATTTTTTACTGCTTAGAGTTCTCGAAGATTCAGAACTATCTGGTTGACTCAGCTTATCAACAGTGGGCCAAGATCTTGCCCGTTATGGGTTCAATAGTAGCCAACGATTATGACTCGTACCAATACTTGGTCGAGTCGATCGAGAAATTTCCTGACCAAGAGACTTTCAAGGAAATGATTCAAAAGGCAGGGTTCGAATCTGCAGGATATGAGAGTTTAACTTTTGGCATTTGTGCCATCCACTGGGGTGTGAAGGTTTGA
- the DAT1 gene encoding Dat1p (ancestral locus Anc_8.836) codes for MAKTLAQGRKPGSGRKPGKGKTLREGRKPGSGRRRRLDEPDRAVRSKSQDAISSRDLEAVDALRELNNSPPQQQLPQQKLQYPQQLSREAPDTTSAQAVSLVAQNQQLSNAAAGVPGAFAFQSVGPYMVSPQYMHTAAGVSSPLLVPLARGGCPAESATGSSSAVLENSRGSSGDDATGTVLVHTST; via the coding sequence ATGGCAAAAACGTTGGCACAGGGTAGAAAACCCGGGAGCGGCAGGAAACCGGGGAAAGGAAAGACACTGCGAGAAGGTAGAAAGCCTGGAAGCGGTAGAAGACGGAGACTTGATGAGCCAGATAGGGCAGTACGAAGTAAGAGCCAGGATGCAATATCGTCTAGGGACTTGGAAGCAGTGGATGCGCTGCGGGAGCTGAACAACAGTCCGCCACAGCAACAGCTTCCGCAGCAGAAACTGCAATATCCGCAACAGCTGTCGAGAGAGGCTCCAGATACGACTTCGGCGCAGGCAGTATCGTTGGTGGCGcaaaatcagcagcttAGCAACGCAGCAGCCGGCGTTCCAGGCGCCTTCGCGTTCCAGAGCGTCGGACCTTACATGGTTTCGCCGCAATACATGCATACAGCGGCTGGCGTCTCGTCGCCGTTGTTAGTACCGCTGGCACGCGGCGGCTGCCCAGCTGAGTCGGCAACCGGGAGCAGCAGTGCGGTCCTGGAGAACAGCAGAGGCTCCAGCGGTGATGACGCGACGGGTACGGTTCTTGTCCATACTAGTACATAG
- the BUL2 gene encoding ubiquitin-ubiquitin ligase BUL2 (ancestral locus Anc_8.834), with translation MVDTNATVNCNEGGDIRERRSSRSGLSSGSKTGSRRRSRAEPSSRGRSAEVTQQPTSWIRSASTSSLLRLKRNDKIHNRNRKDKTEMNRSESLCKVETQLAEQRKKADAAVVVDVLPSFEMYNSLHRHIPQGNIDADRHDFPPCYQKVQSQYNSILRGSDQPESIALGVADPNGAGSASSASVGNLHPLSTRHLNLHEPSNVSDGELNAIEDDLNDSDNINIDKLYSLPRLVTPIEIDIRIAKHAIKPHERPEEESMLKEYTSGEIIHGYCVIENKSTQRVKFEMFYVTLEGYISVTDKQKGKRTVKRFLRMVDLSASWSYGCVDISSGIKVVPGDIDFDNTVLGLTNNRILEPGMKYKKFFMFKLPNQLLDVTCKQEQFSHCLLPPSFGIDRFKHGGKYSGIKINSILGCGHLGIKGSPILTYDMAEESLSINYTIDAKFVGKDKKTQQLNIMSEHQYHLRVIPFGFNSPVIGEKDSSRQLEDLTALVQERLEALSRVFERLKNREPISAVDIHGTDISGTVSDIQLDSEEILARKMHQLHLNNRVDPQYYLSREKDLKGCAYEADFCEAELSYKLKSKSASTLTSGIFTGFKSSQSNPNDGTKDKLNKVGLMVLKAKHPDLALPYLSPSLLRKKNKFGEKNEHDQENWLRISSLVPEEVRNKLEYIDIELECIQSNNSAPHEPPEIQSVTTELICITGKSDNSIPIKLDAKILMNQDKLQHVKRQYSAFVSEIQNYSEMFEKNLVELNELYSLDCVSALSRQLSFTDFISDQIRNDVESLANLSTSVVNLHEVFKKQAHTMKKSSQDSMSSNSSSSSLSKNGSVTFIVGSSFEIPGASTKHGEQTAREWVNDSPMHYKRTVRVNLEYSDNIKETLVPTFESCLCCRFYCVRVKIKFDNHIGTASIDIPVSVKNLHC, from the coding sequence ATGGTTGATACTAATGCGACTGTGAACTGCAATGAAGGCGGTGATATCCGGGAGCGTCGTTCGTCGAGAAGCGGGCTGTCAAGTGGATCGAAAACTGGATCGAGAAGGCGTTCGAGGGCAGAACCGAGCTCACGGGGCCGAAGTGCGGAGGTTACTCAGCAGCCGACGTCGTGGATCAGGAGTGCTTCGACCTCGAGCCTGCTGAGGCTTAAAAGAAATGATAAAATCCACAACAGGAATAGGAAGGACAAGACAGAGATGAATAGGTCTGAGTCTCTTTGCAAAGTAGAGACACAACTTGCTGAGCAGAGGAAAAAAGCAGATGCCGCGGTTGTTGTGGATGTTCTGCCTTCTTTTGAGATGTACAACTCGCTGCACAGACACATCCCGCAAGGTAACATTGATGCCGATCGGCACGACTTTCCGCCGTGCTACCAGAAGGTGCAGAGCCAGTACAATTCCATCTTGAGAGGCAGCGACCAGCCGGAAAGTATTGCCTTGGGCGTGGCGGACCCCAATGGTGCAGGATCGGCTTCTTCGGCTTCAGTGGGTAATCTTCATCCGCTTTCGACGCGGCACTTGAACCTTCACGAACCTTCGAATGTGTCAGATGGTGAGCTTAACGCTATAGAGGATGATCTCAACGATTCCGATAACATAAACATCGATAAGCTCTATTCGCTGCCTAGGCTTGTCACGCCGATAGAGATAGACATTCGCATCGCCAAGCATGCTATAAAACCGCATGAAAGGCCTGAGGAAGAGTCTATGCTTAAGGAATATACATCCGGAGAGATTATTCATGGCTACTGTGTTATAGAAAACAAGTCAACTCAACGTGTAAAATTCGAAATGTTCTATGTTACACTAGAGGGATACATATCGGTGACTGATAAGCAGAAGGGCAAGCGTACGGTGAAAAGGTTTTTGAGAATGGTTGATCTGAGTGCCAGTTGGTCGTATGGCTGTGTTGATATAAGCTCAGGTATCAAAGTTGTTCCTGGCGATATTGATTTCGACAATACAGTGTTGGGACTCACTAATAACAGGATCTTGGAACCGGGAATGAAATATAAAAAGTTTTTCATGTTTAAACTACCAAATCAATTACTGGATGTCACTTGCAAACAAGAACAATTCTCTCATTGTCTTTTGCCCCCCAGCTTTGGTATAGATAGATTCAAGCATGGAGGGAAATACTCCGGAATCAAGATTAACAGCATCCTTGGTTGTGGCCATCTGGGGATCAAAGGCTCTCCAATCTTAACATATGATATGGCTGAAGAGTCCTTGTCAATCAATTACACGATAGATGCCAAGTTTGTGGGAAAAGACAAAAAGACCCAACAGCTGAATATCATGAGTGAACATCAATATCATTTGCGAGTGATTCCGTTTGGGTTTAATTCCCCAGTTATTGGTGAAAAGGACTCATCACGACAACTGGAGGACCTGACAGCTTTGGTTCAGGAACGGTTGGAGGCTCTCTCACGGGTTTTTgagaggctgaagaacCGTGAGCCTATTTCAGCTGTAGATATTCATGGAACAGATATCAGCGGCACAGTCAGCGATATTCAACTGGATTCAGAAGAGATTTTGGCGCGTAAAATGCATCAGCTACACCTGAACAATAGAGTGGACCCCCAGTATTACCTTTCCAGGGAAAAAGATCTAAAGGGCTGTGCATATGAGGCTGACTTCTGTGAAGCGGAGCTAAGTTACAAGCTCAAGTCCAAATCCGCTTCCACCCTCACGAGCGGAATATTCACGGGTTTCAAGAGCTCCCAATCTAACCCAAACGATGGTACAAAGGATAAGCTCAATAAAGTAGGCCTGATGGTCTTGAAAGCGAAACATCCAGACCTTGCGCTGCCTTACTTGTCACCATCTTTACTtagaaagaagaacaaatttggagagaagaatgagcatgatcaagaaaattGGTTGAGAATTTCGAGCCTGGTACCCGAAGAGGTGAGGAACAAACTAGAATACATAGACATCGAGCTAGAGTGCATTCAATCGAACAATAGTGCACCTCACGAACCTCCTGAGATACAGAGCGTCACGACGGAACTCATATGCATAACAGGCAAGTCGGACAACTCCATCCCAATTAAGCTGGATGCAAAAATATTGATGAATCAAGACAAATTGCAGCATGTCAAGCGACAATATAGCGCATTTGTGTCGGAGATACAGAATTACAGTGAAATGTTTGAAAAGAATCTGGTTGAGCTCAATGAATTATACAGCTTGGACTGCGTTTCGGCACTCTCTAGACAGTTGAGCTTTACAGATTTTATCTCCGACCAGATACGTAACGATGTCGAGAGCTTGGCAAATTTGAGCACAAGTGTGGTAAATCTTCACGAGGTTTTCAAAAAACAAGCGCATacgatgaagaagtcaTCGCAAGATAGCATGTCatcaaactcatcgagCAGCTCACTAAGCAAAAATGGATCTGTTACCTTCATTGTTGGTTCCTCTTTCGAGATACCCGGGGCATCTACTAAACATGGCGAACAGACAGCGCGCGAATGGGTTAACGATTCTCCCATGCATTACAAGCGAACTGTCAGAGTTAATCTCGAGTACAGCGACAATATCAAGGAAACACTGGTTCCAACATTCGAGAGTTGTTTATGTTGTCGCTTCTACTGCGTTCGCGTCAAGATCAAATTCGACAATCACATCGGCACAGCAAGCATCGATATACCCGTGTCTGTTAAAAATTTACACTGCTGA
- the CTK3 gene encoding Ctk3p (ancestral locus Anc_8.835), whose amino-acid sequence MDSFEARLQFIQILKNLQKSLNILRTGTDDDGRSDSPSLSRSAGTDPIQFYLKNYTQHYEDFHQCLFDTMSKMDPLDRINIVLYYSRIISILKNRETDFNSTVLNQHLLPSVDRLLLLALPANDWTSLSNLKACIEVFQWLNEVCGNVVEWSDECDQPDASVPLSELAWFEPASDTTDVAHSFQSATILLKDRLAKRKYLIEYYRGNGVCGMPTATAASTILHRMENDREKHKRLKENTWVLERPTNSIVDPQEFQSIWENAPYNGMTKEDYRNIKELNGIAQQSYSIGYKH is encoded by the coding sequence ATGGACTCGTTCGAGGCTAGGTTGCAGTTCATTCAGATACTCAAGAATTTGCAAAAGTCGCTGAATATCCTGAGAACGGGGACAGACGACGATGGCAGGTCTGATTCGCCCAGTTTGAGCAGATCCGCAGGCACCGATCCCATCCAGTTCTACTTGAAGAACTACACACAGCACTACGAAGACTTCCACCAGTGTCTGTTTGACACCATGTCCAAGATGGACCCGCTCGACAGAATCAACATTGTGCTGTACTACTCGCGCATCATCTCCATCCTGAAGAACAGGGAGACCGATTTCAACTCCACGGTGCTGAACCAGCACCTGCTGCCGTCTGTCGAccggctgctgctgctggcgctgccTGCCAACGACTGGACTTCACTGAGCAATCTGAAAGCCTGCATCGAGGTGTTCCAATGGCTGAACGAAGTATGCGGCAACGTGGTCGAGTGGAGCGACGAGTGCGATCAACCCGACGCCTCTGTCCCGTTGTCAGAACTGGCATGGTTTGAGCCAGCCTCAGACACTACCGACGTGGCTCATAGCTTCCAGAGCGCCACAATCCTACTAAAGGACAGACTGGCGAAACGAAAGTATCTCATAGAATACTACAGAGGCAATGGTGTGTGCGGCATGCCGACCGCTACCGCGGCCTCCACAATACTACACAGGATGGAGAACGACCGTGAAAAGCACAAGAGGCTCAAGGAGAATACCTGGGTTCTCGAGCGACCTACAAACAGCATTGTAGACCCGCAAGAGTTCCAGTCGATCTGGGAAAACGCTCCATACAATGGGATGACCAAAGAAGACTACAGGAATATCAAAGAACTCAATGGAATAGCCCAGCAAAGCTATTCAATTGGTTACAAGCATTAG
- the RCE1 gene encoding CAAX prenyl protease (ancestral locus Anc_8.832), translated as MTRTSAFLLSLYVAVSYVAAIYTTSRDLEDYPSGRDDPRVIRRRMKRITLVVLMNMFLIPWLISRYGDAEKAVSFREAVLDLGVVPGYRRNGIWDIVGYLQEICRAISLIGLLYVGPLTDAFLYYLLVPGKHWYTDFKEEMFNIWGLRNYVFAPITEEIVYTSMLVNIYCSTFPADSPVRLKTVIWKTPLFFGVAHLHHAYEMQRQGVASFATILFSCTLQIAYTTLFGSLTNYTFLRTGGNLWACIAIHALCNFLGFPESSKLAMHYTVVKKVDSPHLSRLLNIWKKCYLALLVMGLLFAKNMYQVLLQSDGNQIVL; from the coding sequence ATGACGAGAACATCAGCCTTCTTGCTATCGTTGTATGTGGCGGTATCATATGTTGCAGCGATCTACACCACGTCTCGAGATCTGGAGGACTATCCCAGCGGAAGGGATGATCCTCGAGTGATCAGACGACGGATGAAGCGGATAACGCTGGTTGTGCTGATGAATATGTTTCTAATACCTTGGCTCATCAGTCGCTACGGTGATGCTGAGAAAGCAGTGTCCTTCAGAGAGGCCGTCTTAGATCTAGGCGTTGTCCCCGGTTATCGCAGGAACGGGATATGGGACATTGTGGGATATCTGCAAGAAATATGCCGAGCAATCAGCCTCATAGGGCTACTCTATGTGGGGCCACTGACGGACGCGTTTCTGTACTATCTGCTGGTCCCCGGAAAGCACTGGTACACTGACTTTAAGGAAGAAATGTTCAACATTTGGGGCCTCAGGAACTACGTTTTTGCTCCAATTACGGAAGAGATAGTCTATACGTCCATGCTGGTCAACATCTACTGCTCGACGTTCCCAGCAGACTCGCCTGTCAGGCTTAAGACGGTCATCTGGAAGACACCGCTTTTCTTTGGGGTAGCACACCTCCACCACGCTTATGAGATGCAGCGACAAGGCGTTGCTAGTTTTGCCACCATCCTGTTCAGCTGCACACTTCAAATCGCATACACCACTTTGTTCGGAAGCTTGACCAATTACACATTTCTCAGAACAGGCGGGAATCTGTGGGCTTGCATTGCTATACATGCGCTCTGTAACTTCCTGGGATTTCCTGAATCCTCTAAGCTTGCGATGCACTACACggtggtcaagaaggtcGATTCACCCCATCTGAGCAGACTTCTCAACATCTGGAAGAAATGCTATCTGGCACTGCTCGTGATGGGGCTACTTTTTGCGAAGAACATGTATCAAGTGTTACTGCAGTCTGACGGTAATCAAATCGTGCTCTAG